One stretch of Eggerthella lenta DSM 2243 DNA includes these proteins:
- a CDS encoding DUF3656 domain-containing U32 family peptidase, with amino-acid sequence MSHAIELLAPAGNAAALRAAVRGGADAVYLGLDSFNARRGADNFTLETLADACAYAHLRGVRVYVTFNTAVLPSEVARALETVRQAYRAGADAFIVQDIGIASEISRALPEARLHISTQMNTHNAAGIEAAARLGAQRVTLARELSVLEIAHLAEVADGYGMEVESFAHGALCVCYSGQCFMSSLIGGRSANRGLCAQACRLPYTLHNVALRKNLPAPGEHLLSPQDLCAIDLLPELVEAGVTSFKIEGRMKSPEYVFAVTQTYRAVLDRTLAERAAGSGKDVRAAEDEHRTLAEAFSRGFTTAYLENQRGNDIMSYGRPNNRGVFVGRVTSAKNGVATVAAERPLAPGDVLEFWTNKGHFAYTLDQVSLDKQGNVRMAPDRPVGKGDRVFRVRSAEAAFEDDVFEPRVAVTGRVVLRIGQPLRVEFSLAPSAAARHPERSEAQPSEVEGSRAATAHTPPIGAAEGVAIEPARTKPVTVDDVRAHVDRLGQTPFLLESLEVELDEGVGIGFSQLHRVRAAALDDLAQQLLAPTRNRALPRVRERTALAPARPRGVRIAAWATNPACARAAKRAGADIIYVPALNYKRGEAVVAGQRSATAEQAGYPKQAVVALPTVEHDQVPGTREAAIDFDPWRYVKPGKPVLVENLAGLVRAAELGCEVEVGPHIPITNPLSLAAAAELGARRVWLSPELTLGQIADIAEDAPVELGLTIIGAQELMVTEHCLLMSQGPCDENCAECPRRKSPHFLRDRKDYEFPVVTDALGRSHLFNGVQLDVAQTLPDLIHAGVTSFLVDTTLMNVEETTKAVQRAVRARNVAHADGNAIAKTPGTTSGHLFRGVS; translated from the coding sequence ATGTCTCATGCCATCGAACTGCTCGCGCCCGCCGGCAACGCCGCGGCGCTTCGTGCCGCCGTGCGCGGCGGGGCCGACGCCGTGTATTTGGGCCTCGACTCGTTCAACGCCCGCCGCGGAGCCGACAACTTCACGCTTGAGACACTGGCCGATGCCTGCGCCTACGCGCATCTGCGTGGGGTTCGCGTGTACGTGACGTTCAACACCGCCGTGCTGCCTTCCGAGGTGGCCCGTGCGCTCGAAACGGTGCGCCAGGCGTATCGCGCTGGGGCGGATGCCTTCATCGTGCAAGACATCGGCATCGCATCCGAGATCTCCCGCGCGCTCCCCGAAGCGCGACTGCATATATCGACGCAGATGAACACGCATAACGCGGCCGGCATCGAGGCGGCGGCGAGGCTGGGCGCCCAGCGCGTCACGCTGGCACGCGAGCTGTCCGTCCTCGAGATCGCCCATCTCGCCGAGGTGGCCGACGGCTACGGCATGGAGGTGGAGTCGTTCGCTCACGGCGCGCTGTGCGTGTGCTACTCCGGCCAGTGCTTCATGTCGTCGCTCATCGGCGGCCGTTCGGCGAACCGCGGGCTGTGCGCCCAGGCGTGCCGTCTGCCCTACACGCTGCACAACGTGGCGCTGCGCAAGAACCTGCCCGCGCCGGGCGAGCATCTGCTGTCCCCGCAGGACCTGTGCGCCATCGACTTGCTGCCCGAACTGGTGGAAGCGGGCGTCACGTCGTTCAAGATCGAGGGTCGCATGAAGTCGCCCGAGTACGTGTTCGCCGTCACGCAGACGTACCGCGCCGTACTCGATCGCACGCTGGCCGAGCGCGCTGCGGGAAGCGGCAAGGACGTGCGGGCCGCCGAAGACGAGCATCGCACCCTGGCCGAGGCGTTCTCCCGCGGGTTCACCACGGCCTACCTGGAGAACCAGCGCGGCAACGACATCATGAGCTACGGGCGCCCGAACAACCGCGGCGTGTTCGTGGGTCGCGTGACGTCGGCGAAGAACGGCGTCGCCACCGTCGCGGCCGAGCGGCCGCTCGCACCGGGCGACGTGTTGGAGTTCTGGACGAACAAGGGTCACTTCGCCTACACGCTCGACCAGGTGTCTCTCGACAAGCAAGGCAATGTTCGCATGGCGCCCGACCGTCCGGTGGGGAAGGGCGACCGCGTGTTCCGCGTCCGCAGCGCCGAAGCGGCGTTTGAAGACGACGTATTCGAGCCGCGCGTCGCGGTGACGGGTCGCGTGGTGCTGCGCATCGGCCAGCCGCTGCGCGTAGAGTTCTCGCTGGCGCCGAGCGCTGCAGCGCGTCATCCTGAGCGCAGCGAGGCGCAGCCGAGCGAAGTCGAGGGATCCCGTGCGGCGACAGCCCATACCCCCCCGATCGGCGCAGCCGAAGGCGTTGCGATCGAGCCCGCGCGTACGAAGCCGGTGACGGTCGACGACGTGCGTGCGCATGTCGATCGCCTGGGTCAAACTCCGTTTCTGCTAGAATCGCTCGAGGTCGAACTCGACGAGGGTGTGGGTATCGGCTTCTCGCAGCTGCACCGCGTGCGCGCCGCCGCGCTCGACGACCTTGCGCAGCAGCTGCTCGCGCCCACGCGCAACCGTGCGTTGCCGCGTGTGCGGGAGCGCACGGCGCTTGCGCCCGCGCGCCCGCGCGGCGTGCGCATCGCGGCGTGGGCCACGAATCCTGCCTGCGCACGCGCGGCGAAGCGGGCAGGCGCTGACATCATCTACGTGCCTGCGCTCAACTACAAGCGCGGCGAGGCCGTGGTGGCGGGCCAACGTTCTGCCACTGCAGAGCAAGCGGGCTATCCGAAGCAGGCCGTCGTGGCGCTGCCAACTGTTGAACACGACCAGGTTCCGGGCACGCGCGAGGCGGCCATCGACTTCGATCCTTGGCGCTACGTCAAGCCAGGCAAGCCTGTGCTCGTGGAGAATCTGGCCGGCCTCGTGCGCGCCGCCGAGCTGGGATGCGAGGTCGAAGTAGGGCCGCACATCCCCATCACGAATCCGCTATCGCTCGCAGCGGCCGCCGAGCTGGGAGCGCGCCGGGTGTGGCTGTCGCCCGAGCTCACGCTGGGCCAGATCGCCGACATCGCCGAAGATGCACCGGTTGAGCTAGGCCTTACCATCATCGGCGCCCAAGAGCTCATGGTCACCGAGCACTGCCTGCTCATGAGCCAAGGCCCCTGCGACGAGAACTGCGCCGAGTGTCCGCGCCGCAAGAGCCCGCATTTTCTGCGCGATCGCAAGGACTACGAGTTCCCGGTCGTCACCGACGCGCTCGGCCGCAGTCACTTGTTCAACGGTGTTCAGCTCGATGTGGCCCAGACCCTGCCCGACCTCATCCATGCGGGCGTCACGTCGTTCCTGGTGGATACCACGCTCATGAACGTCGAGGAGACCACGAAGGCCGTGCAGCGCGCCGTCCGAGCGCGCAACGTGGCCCACGCCGACGGCAACGCCATCGCCAAAACCCCCGGCACCACCAGCGGTCATCTATTCAGGGGCGTTTCCTAG
- the tyrS gene encoding tyrosine--tRNA ligase: MLSAEEQLHTIASGAAQIVPESALLEKLKRGTPLNIKLGVDPTAPDIHLGHAVPLRKLRQFQDLGHGVTLIIGDGTALIGDPSGRNTTRPQLTSEQIKANAQTYVDQAFKILDPEKTALRYNSEWLLSLNMEDLLKLASNFTVARILERDDFHKRYTNSQPISLHEFLYPLMQAYDSVVIKADVELGGTDQLFNLLAGRELMEKMGMEPQVCLTLPLLEGTDGVQKMSKSYGNYIGLTDEPADMFGKVMSIPDELMVKYYRLASALPVDQIDEIERGLAADELHPNKVKRALAKNIVAAYYDEAAAQAAEEQFDLVFKQHAVPDDIPEFAADLTPNDDGTVYLAKLLADASLAASAGEARRLIDGGGVKVNGEALPAKSYNVDPALLAGATLQVGKRKFVKLV, translated from the coding sequence ATGCTTTCCGCGGAAGAACAACTGCACACCATCGCTTCCGGCGCAGCGCAGATCGTGCCGGAGAGCGCGCTGCTCGAGAAGCTCAAGCGGGGCACGCCGCTCAACATCAAGCTGGGCGTCGATCCCACTGCTCCCGATATCCATCTCGGCCATGCCGTGCCGCTGCGCAAGCTGCGCCAGTTCCAGGATCTCGGCCACGGCGTGACGCTCATCATCGGCGACGGCACCGCGCTCATCGGCGATCCGTCGGGTCGCAACACCACGCGTCCGCAGCTCACGTCCGAGCAGATCAAGGCGAACGCCCAAACCTACGTCGACCAGGCGTTCAAGATCCTCGACCCCGAGAAGACCGCCCTGCGCTACAACTCCGAGTGGCTGCTTTCGCTCAACATGGAGGACCTGCTGAAGCTGGCCAGCAACTTCACGGTGGCCCGCATCCTCGAGCGCGACGACTTCCACAAGCGCTACACCAACAGCCAGCCCATCAGCCTGCACGAATTCCTCTACCCGCTCATGCAGGCCTACGACTCGGTCGTCATCAAAGCCGATGTCGAGCTGGGCGGCACCGACCAGCTGTTCAACCTGTTGGCGGGTCGCGAGCTCATGGAGAAGATGGGAATGGAGCCGCAGGTGTGCCTCACGTTGCCCTTGCTCGAGGGCACTGACGGCGTGCAGAAGATGTCGAAGAGCTACGGCAACTACATCGGCCTCACCGACGAGCCTGCCGATATGTTCGGCAAGGTCATGTCCATTCCCGACGAGCTCATGGTGAAGTACTATCGTCTCGCCTCGGCGCTGCCGGTCGATCAGATCGACGAGATCGAGCGCGGTCTGGCCGCCGACGAGCTGCATCCGAACAAGGTGAAACGCGCGCTGGCGAAGAATATCGTAGCCGCGTATTACGACGAGGCGGCGGCGCAGGCGGCCGAGGAGCAGTTCGACCTCGTGTTCAAACAGCATGCCGTGCCGGACGACATCCCCGAGTTCGCAGCCGACCTCACGCCCAACGACGACGGAACCGTGTACCTGGCGAAGCTTTTGGCCGATGCGAGCCTGGCTGCAAGCGCCGGCGAAGCGCGTCGTCTTATCGACGGCGGCGGTGTCAAGGTGAACGGCGAAGCGCTGCCTGCGAAGTCCTACAACGTGGATCCTGCGCTGCTCGCGGGCGCGACGCTGCAGGTGGGCAAGCGAAAGTTCGTGAAGCTGGTGTAG
- a CDS encoding RNA polymerase sigma factor — protein MRSAGDIERAIERHGDAVWRVAVLYFHAHADAQDAFQDAFLKYALADQVAFNDDEHCKAWLIRVTANVCKDMLKAASRRAVSLDDAVCAASNDPATQPASFSSEVVDAMRSLDDPPRTPLYLSLYEGYTAPEIAQMVDAPVNTVYSWLARGKKQLQEVLS, from the coding sequence GTGCGATCGGCAGGAGACATCGAGAGGGCGATAGAGCGGCACGGCGATGCGGTATGGCGCGTCGCCGTGCTGTACTTCCACGCTCACGCCGACGCCCAGGATGCCTTTCAGGACGCGTTTTTGAAGTACGCGCTTGCCGATCAGGTGGCGTTCAACGACGACGAGCACTGCAAGGCGTGGCTCATTCGGGTGACCGCCAACGTATGCAAGGATATGCTCAAGGCCGCATCCCGTCGCGCGGTGTCGCTCGACGACGCGGTTTGCGCAGCCTCGAACGACCCGGCCACGCAGCCCGCATCATTCTCCAGCGAGGTGGTGGACGCCATGCGTTCCCTTGACGATCCCCCTCGCACTCCCTTGTATCTTTCTCTGTACGAGGGTTATACCGCTCCGGAGATCGCGCAGATGGTGGATGCTCCCGTGAACACGGTGTACTCGTGGCTCGCGCGAGGCAAGAAGCAATTGCAGGAGGTGCTGTCATGA
- a CDS encoding PadR family transcriptional regulator, which produces MPRDDCGGEGAARQPCCRRRGGGGGALVEPAALAALLYAGGYGYDMRKAILERTNGEVDVDVGGLYRSLRRLEDEGAVASRWCDEDVGPRRREYELTQQGVELAEQWLDALRARRRLDDLLVELLEGGLAELKRNDV; this is translated from the coding sequence ATGCCGAGAGACGATTGCGGCGGAGAGGGTGCGGCGCGTCAGCCGTGTTGTCGACGCCGCGGAGGCGGCGGCGGGGCGTTGGTCGAGCCTGCCGCCCTTGCAGCATTGCTGTATGCGGGCGGATATGGCTACGACATGCGCAAGGCGATCCTCGAGCGTACGAATGGCGAGGTGGATGTCGACGTAGGCGGCTTGTACCGGTCGCTCAGACGGCTCGAGGACGAAGGTGCGGTGGCATCTCGATGGTGCGACGAGGACGTTGGGCCGCGCCGTCGCGAGTACGAGCTGACGCAGCAGGGAGTCGAACTGGCCGAACAGTGGCTCGATGCGCTTCGGGCGCGACGGCGCCTCGATGATTTGCTGGTCGAGTTGCTGGAAGGCGGCTTGGCGGAGCTGAAACGAAACGACGTTTGA
- a CDS encoding NifB/NifX family molybdenum-iron cluster-binding protein encodes MGETMKLAVPTMGEAGLESERAGHFGHCDCFTVVEIADGEITGTSEVANPPHEEGECMRPVGLLAKAGVDAIVAAGMGMRPLTGFNQAGITVYFENQTPIVGDAAKLVAAGSVPVMSADNACNHHH; translated from the coding sequence ATGGGCGAGACGATGAAGCTTGCGGTGCCGACGATGGGCGAAGCGGGGTTGGAATCCGAGCGCGCGGGGCATTTCGGCCACTGCGACTGCTTCACTGTGGTGGAGATCGCCGATGGCGAGATCACGGGTACGAGCGAGGTGGCCAACCCTCCGCACGAGGAAGGCGAGTGCATGCGTCCGGTCGGCTTGTTGGCCAAAGCCGGAGTGGACGCTATCGTGGCGGCGGGCATGGGCATGCGCCCGCTCACGGGCTTCAACCAGGCGGGCATCACGGTGTACTTCGAAAACCAGACGCCGATCGTGGGTGATGCGGCGAAGCTGGTGGCTGCGGGCAGCGTGCCGGTGATGAGCGCGGACAACGCGTGCAACCATCACCACTGA
- the hisS gene encoding histidine--tRNA ligase has translation MALQAPEGTKDLLPDEAKFWAHFKATAADMFGRYGYVTIETPVFEQTELFVRGIGEATDVVSKEMFTAISGENLNKLLGGGTIKGKSRLSLRPEGTAGVVRAVVQHDLVPQGAAPAKLMYAGPMFRAERPQKGRQRQFNQVGVECLGAEDPSVDAEGIIMLMRFFAAIGIPVDATRLLVNSMGCEQCRPAYRDAVKAYMDAHADELCDECKRRAEINPLRAFDCKNPDCAAVMADAPKITEHLCDDCREHYDTVKAYLGGAGLSFEEDPKLVRGLDYYTRTVFEVQVTEGMGSQNAIGGGGRYDKLAEEVGGRPTPGFGFALGYERCALALQAAGYEFPAARRCDFFVACVDDSVRAEAFSLVQACRDAGLIGEMDHQHRSLKSQFKLADKLGAVVVAVLGPDELAAGQVKVRNMRTHQESAADLAALKKLLAHFGGEPFGGEADSLEAVLGKLEAR, from the coding sequence ATGGCTTTGCAAGCTCCCGAAGGAACGAAGGACCTCCTGCCCGACGAGGCGAAATTCTGGGCGCACTTCAAGGCGACGGCCGCCGACATGTTCGGTCGCTACGGCTATGTGACTATCGAGACGCCCGTCTTCGAGCAGACCGAGCTGTTCGTGCGCGGCATCGGCGAGGCTACCGATGTCGTGTCGAAGGAGATGTTCACGGCGATCTCGGGCGAGAACCTGAACAAGCTTCTGGGCGGCGGCACCATCAAGGGCAAGAGCCGCCTGTCGCTGCGTCCCGAAGGCACGGCGGGTGTGGTGCGCGCGGTGGTGCAGCACGATCTGGTGCCGCAGGGCGCGGCTCCGGCGAAGCTCATGTACGCAGGCCCGATGTTCCGCGCCGAGCGTCCGCAGAAGGGTCGCCAGCGTCAGTTCAACCAGGTAGGCGTCGAGTGCCTGGGCGCCGAAGATCCCAGCGTGGACGCCGAGGGCATCATCATGCTCATGCGCTTCTTCGCCGCCATCGGCATTCCCGTGGACGCCACGCGCCTTCTGGTGAACTCTATGGGCTGCGAGCAGTGTCGCCCGGCGTACCGCGATGCCGTGAAGGCGTACATGGACGCGCATGCGGACGAGCTGTGCGACGAGTGCAAGCGCCGCGCGGAGATCAACCCGCTGCGCGCGTTCGATTGCAAGAACCCCGACTGCGCCGCCGTGATGGCCGATGCGCCGAAGATCACCGAGCACCTATGCGACGACTGCCGCGAGCACTACGACACCGTGAAGGCGTACCTCGGCGGCGCGGGCCTTTCCTTCGAGGAGGATCCGAAGCTGGTGCGCGGCTTGGACTACTACACGCGCACGGTGTTCGAAGTGCAGGTGACCGAGGGTATGGGCAGCCAGAACGCCATCGGTGGCGGAGGGCGCTACGACAAGCTGGCCGAGGAGGTGGGCGGGCGCCCCACGCCCGGCTTCGGCTTCGCGCTGGGCTACGAGCGGTGCGCGTTGGCGCTGCAGGCGGCGGGCTACGAGTTCCCCGCGGCTCGGCGCTGCGACTTCTTCGTGGCCTGCGTGGACGACTCGGTGCGCGCGGAGGCGTTCTCGCTCGTTCAGGCTTGCCGCGACGCGGGGCTCATCGGCGAGATGGATCATCAGCATCGCAGCTTGAAGAGCCAGTTCAAGCTGGCCGACAAGCTGGGTGCCGTGGTCGTTGCGGTGCTGGGTCCCGACGAGCTGGCCGCCGGCCAGGTGAAGGTGCGCAACATGCGGACGCACCAGGAGAGCGCGGCGGATCTCGCCGCGCTGAAGAAGCTGCTGGCGCATTTCGGCGGCGAGCCGTTCGGTGGAGAGGCGGATTCCCTCGAGGCTGTGCTGGGCAAGCTGGAAGCCCGATAG
- a CDS encoding FAD-dependent oxidoreductase, translating into MGTARSMDRRSFLKGATVAGAAAAAAGTLGLAGCAPQDKETVAAASGDLVLDAEKFTNAKWNFEIPPEPVDESKIGNTVECEILVIGAGVGGLVTATSAVEEGADVVVIASSDGPVSRGGSNAAFNTRLTHELGLDFTREEIEPIFQEIFASNSFRLDQEKWWLVYNESGNAMNWLMDKMEPYGISAVIENNQRDGGTDWWDGGPLKTLNVSHSFVAEGAQAAGASQQIVVEALTEEIQKGGGQVFFSTTAVQLDREGDNTGRVTGCVAKRDGEYTRYKATKGVVLATGDFSQDKDMVAKYCPMALPFGYGGVYDGSGLKLALWIGASWQKYTPNAPMLATMGDEVLPCRWWAEGALTTFPGLLVNKKGVRYSNENCTYGYMPYPQRVQPDGCAFLIWDENWVQDSAPWQSDRVGGEPRDTQEVYDAIQALFDPNTDWTTTDEYAGFDATMAENAVKADTLEELADGLGLPREEFLAQVERYNSYCETGLDDEFHKDKRFLLPVKQPPFYGIKNEPYTLCITGGLNTDIQMHVCDNQNDPIPGLYGVGTVVGDMYGDVYDYKVPGINLGGACTTFGYLLGKNLSAGKW; encoded by the coding sequence ATGGGAACAGCAAGGTCGATGGATCGTCGCAGCTTCCTGAAGGGCGCCACGGTGGCCGGAGCCGCCGCGGCCGCAGCGGGCACGCTCGGCTTGGCCGGATGCGCGCCGCAGGATAAGGAAACCGTCGCCGCCGCATCGGGCGACCTCGTGCTCGACGCCGAGAAATTCACGAACGCGAAGTGGAACTTCGAGATTCCGCCCGAGCCCGTGGACGAGAGCAAGATCGGAAACACCGTGGAATGCGAGATCCTCGTCATCGGCGCCGGCGTGGGCGGCCTCGTCACCGCCACGTCCGCCGTCGAGGAAGGCGCCGACGTCGTGGTAATCGCCTCGAGCGACGGCCCCGTGTCGCGCGGCGGCTCCAACGCGGCGTTCAACACGCGCCTCACCCACGAGCTGGGCCTCGACTTCACCCGCGAGGAGATCGAACCCATCTTCCAGGAGATCTTCGCGTCGAACAGCTTCCGCCTCGACCAGGAGAAGTGGTGGCTCGTCTACAACGAGTCCGGCAACGCCATGAACTGGCTCATGGACAAGATGGAGCCCTACGGCATCTCCGCCGTCATCGAGAACAACCAGCGCGACGGCGGCACCGACTGGTGGGACGGCGGCCCGCTCAAAACGCTGAACGTATCCCACTCCTTCGTCGCCGAGGGTGCCCAAGCGGCCGGCGCGTCGCAGCAGATCGTCGTCGAAGCGCTGACCGAGGAAATCCAGAAGGGCGGCGGCCAGGTCTTCTTCAGCACCACCGCCGTGCAGCTCGACCGCGAGGGCGACAACACCGGCCGCGTCACCGGCTGCGTGGCCAAGCGCGACGGCGAGTACACCCGCTACAAGGCCACGAAGGGCGTCGTGCTGGCCACGGGCGACTTCTCGCAGGACAAGGACATGGTGGCGAAGTACTGCCCCATGGCGCTGCCCTTCGGCTACGGCGGCGTCTACGACGGCAGCGGCCTCAAGCTGGCGCTGTGGATCGGCGCGTCCTGGCAGAAGTACACGCCGAACGCCCCCATGCTGGCCACGATGGGCGACGAAGTGCTGCCCTGCCGCTGGTGGGCGGAAGGCGCGCTCACCACGTTCCCCGGCCTGCTGGTGAACAAGAAGGGCGTGCGCTACTCCAACGAAAACTGCACGTACGGCTACATGCCCTATCCGCAGCGCGTGCAGCCCGACGGATGCGCGTTCCTCATCTGGGACGAGAACTGGGTGCAGGACTCCGCCCCCTGGCAGAGCGACCGCGTGGGCGGCGAGCCGCGCGACACGCAGGAGGTCTACGACGCCATCCAGGCGCTGTTCGACCCCAACACCGACTGGACCACCACCGACGAGTACGCCGGCTTCGACGCCACGATGGCCGAGAACGCCGTGAAGGCCGACACGCTCGAAGAGCTGGCCGACGGTCTGGGTCTGCCGCGCGAGGAGTTCCTCGCCCAGGTCGAACGGTACAACTCGTACTGCGAGACGGGCCTCGACGACGAGTTCCACAAGGACAAGCGCTTCCTGCTGCCAGTGAAGCAGCCCCCGTTCTACGGCATCAAAAACGAGCCTTACACGCTATGCATCACAGGAGGCCTCAACACCGACATCCAGATGCACGTGTGCGATAACCAAAACGACCCCATCCCCGGCCTGTACGGCGTGGGCACCGTCGTGGGAGACATGTACGGCGACGTGTACGACTACAAGGTGCCCGGCATCAACCTGGGCGGGGCCTGCACCACCTTCGGCTACCTGCTCGGCAAGAACCTGAGCGCCGGGAAATGGTAA
- a CDS encoding helix-turn-helix domain-containing protein: MEKGRADTEGGSTLFVRPTVLDAGIGVLYFFTSHMVIRAMYSIGVDRTSTELSVFFLVVIASVIAAHLLSKPLLRARRFAESALGIPAVSVTAALGATLALVSMLPVVGVGLFYASGALLGLACGWIIVIWTSTIHASRPESASFYLDPALVVAVVCYFLFRCVSSFSDTIAQGFLLALPLVTIACIIRAAKPADEGDAPALGEGTQALQVLVAVAAAFAIGCSVTVYLAGRENDVLSSGLNYMVLFEVLAVILMAFCCWLMSRFSQQRGALSPRGTAVLSFCVCYLPLFSIGLVMGGAAIPSNAPDALWESNVWVLLIAIFAYDIRDSVYAIRGLAVGLMFEAMCIGQLIARVSTLSFSSCALAVAGALTALYFFSVGRQLLRGVPKRKQPREEERRAEEPRARAEAETEDEAMPSEMLAYCRKLALENGLTPREAEILGLIAMGRSAKYIAEELTISHNTTRTHIKHVYEKLNIHSKQELLDLVLFGSGLI, from the coding sequence ATGGAAAAGGGGAGGGCCGATACCGAAGGAGGCTCCACGCTGTTCGTCCGCCCGACGGTGCTGGACGCAGGAATCGGGGTGCTGTACTTCTTCACGTCGCATATGGTCATCCGGGCGATGTACTCGATCGGGGTTGATCGCACGTCGACGGAGCTGTCCGTGTTCTTCCTCGTGGTCATCGCATCGGTCATCGCGGCGCATCTGCTGTCGAAGCCGCTGCTGCGGGCGCGCCGGTTCGCGGAATCGGCTTTGGGGATACCGGCGGTCAGCGTGACGGCGGCGTTGGGAGCCACGCTCGCGCTCGTGTCGATGCTGCCGGTGGTGGGCGTGGGGCTGTTCTATGCGTCGGGCGCCTTGCTGGGGCTTGCGTGCGGGTGGATCATCGTCATCTGGACGTCGACCATCCACGCTTCGCGGCCCGAGAGCGCCTCGTTCTACCTCGATCCGGCGCTCGTGGTGGCCGTCGTGTGCTATTTTCTGTTCCGCTGCGTCAGCTCGTTCTCGGACACGATCGCGCAGGGGTTCCTGCTCGCGCTGCCGCTGGTGACCATCGCGTGCATCATCCGCGCCGCCAAGCCCGCCGACGAGGGCGATGCGCCCGCGCTGGGCGAGGGGACGCAGGCGCTGCAAGTGCTGGTGGCGGTTGCAGCGGCGTTCGCCATCGGCTGCAGCGTGACCGTGTACTTGGCGGGGCGCGAGAACGACGTGTTGTCGTCGGGGCTTAACTACATGGTGCTGTTCGAGGTGCTGGCGGTCATCCTCATGGCGTTCTGCTGCTGGCTGATGAGCCGGTTCTCGCAGCAACGGGGCGCGCTGTCGCCGCGCGGCACCGCGGTGCTTTCGTTTTGCGTGTGCTATCTGCCCCTGTTCTCCATCGGGCTGGTGATGGGCGGGGCGGCCATCCCGTCGAACGCGCCGGACGCGCTGTGGGAGAGCAACGTGTGGGTGCTGCTCATCGCCATCTTCGCTTACGACATCCGCGATTCGGTGTACGCCATCCGCGGGTTGGCCGTGGGGCTGATGTTCGAGGCCATGTGCATCGGCCAGCTGATCGCGCGCGTGTCCACGCTGAGCTTCTCATCGTGCGCGCTTGCGGTGGCCGGGGCGCTGACGGCGCTGTACTTCTTCAGCGTGGGAAGGCAGCTGCTGCGCGGGGTGCCGAAGAGGAAGCAGCCGCGCGAGGAGGAGAGGCGGGCCGAGGAGCCGCGGGCGCGCGCCGAGGCGGAGACGGAAGACGAGGCGATGCCGTCCGAGATGCTGGCGTACTGCCGCAAGCTCGCGCTGGAGAACGGCTTGACGCCGCGGGAGGCCGAGATACTCGGGCTCATCGCCATGGGGCGCAGCGCGAAGTACATCGCCGAGGAGTTGACGATCTCGCACAACACGACGCGCACCCATATCAAGCACGTGTACGAGAAGCTGAACATCCACTCGAAGCAGGAGCTGCTCGACCTCGTGCTGTTCGGGTCGGGATTGATATGA
- a CDS encoding ribbon-helix-helix domain-containing protein, protein MPALQVRDFPDDLYEQLKAYAASQHRSIAQQTIVAVEQMLEAADAQHYWDGHDLHRLERRPRYFDFDTEAKRAVRIEKRKELFAEIDKLPKFDVPDDFPDTVELIRQGREERDAIIDAMIAAEKQKAVEA, encoded by the coding sequence ATGCCGGCGTTGCAGGTGCGAGATTTTCCCGACGATTTGTACGAGCAGTTGAAGGCGTATGCGGCCAGCCAGCATCGCAGCATCGCGCAGCAGACCATCGTGGCGGTGGAGCAGATGCTGGAGGCCGCCGACGCGCAGCATTATTGGGACGGGCATGACCTGCACCGCCTGGAGCGGCGCCCGCGTTACTTCGACTTCGACACCGAGGCGAAGCGAGCCGTGCGCATCGAGAAGCGCAAGGAGCTGTTCGCGGAGATCGACAAGCTGCCGAAATTTGACGTTCCGGATGATTTTCCGGACACGGTGGAACTCATACGCCAGGGTCGCGAGGAGCGGGATGCGATTATCGACGCGATGATTGCTGCCGAGAAGCAGAAGGCGGTCGAAGCATGA
- a CDS encoding type II toxin-antitoxin system VapC family toxin, whose amino-acid sequence MIVLDCSAAVDMVRETEAGRALRQLMLEGEEVISSQLFLIEVSNAFWKYHKAGLLDEKTVCANIEKAIALVDEFCDLDKTQCCEATKEAMRLRHPVYDMLYFVLARRNAATLFTLDRKLQQLCLDNGVDCVLTDTNF is encoded by the coding sequence ATGATAGTCCTTGATTGTTCTGCGGCGGTTGACATGGTAAGGGAGACCGAAGCCGGTCGAGCTCTGAGGCAATTGATGCTTGAAGGAGAAGAGGTAATCAGCTCTCAGCTCTTTCTCATTGAGGTGTCGAATGCTTTTTGGAAATACCATAAAGCGGGTCTTCTTGATGAGAAAACGGTATGCGCCAACATCGAGAAAGCGATCGCTCTCGTAGACGAGTTCTGTGATCTTGATAAAACCCAGTGCTGCGAGGCCACGAAAGAAGCGATGCGCTTGCGCCATCCCGTTTACGACATGCTGTACTTCGTGCTCGCGCGGCGCAATGCGGCCACGTTGTTCACGCTGGATCGCAAGCTGCAGCAGCTGTGCTTGGACAACGGGGTGGACTGTGTGCTGACCGATACGAACTTCTAG